Proteins co-encoded in one Actinomadura luteofluorescens genomic window:
- a CDS encoding FKBP-type peptidyl-prolyl cis-trans isomerase: protein MSEDDKPRGKPAVKAKAKIPNAQSIRSPEFTPHGISAGRGSGLNRPSALTAKEAKKRRLMMIAGIVVVALAVSGGVYWWVSRPGPKVEVTGKFAAEPKVEIPKKLEPTRTLKVSTPIKGGGPVAAEGDTVYVQFATYKWSKDKDEENSRVKSSSEKVRSSYEEGQQQQGGGGPMHLVIGKSGLKDIDKSLVGKSAGSRLVMQLPPSKELTQLSPQQITDKDAILFIMDVQAVVPKSQQPQGAAQKLDDKSLPKVEDKGAGKEPKVTVPDKDAPKKLQAKTLVAGNGPALAKGDEAVVNYTGKIWKSGDKFDSSWDSKQPATFPIGLGQTIPGFDKGLTGAKVGSRVLLVLPPDEGYGKKGSPPKIKGDDTLVFVVDILAKVYK from the coding sequence ATGTCCGAGGATGACAAGCCCCGGGGCAAGCCGGCGGTCAAGGCGAAGGCGAAGATCCCGAACGCCCAGAGCATCCGCAGCCCCGAGTTCACCCCGCACGGCATCAGCGCCGGCCGCGGCAGCGGGCTGAACCGGCCGTCGGCGCTGACCGCCAAGGAGGCCAAGAAGCGCCGGCTGATGATGATCGCGGGGATCGTGGTCGTCGCGCTCGCGGTCTCCGGCGGGGTGTACTGGTGGGTCAGCCGCCCCGGCCCGAAGGTCGAGGTGACCGGCAAGTTCGCCGCCGAGCCCAAGGTCGAGATCCCGAAGAAGCTGGAGCCGACCAGGACGCTCAAGGTCAGCACGCCGATCAAGGGCGGCGGCCCCGTGGCCGCCGAGGGCGACACCGTCTACGTCCAGTTCGCGACCTACAAGTGGTCGAAGGACAAGGACGAGGAGAACTCGCGGGTGAAGAGCTCCAGCGAGAAGGTCCGCTCGTCCTACGAGGAGGGCCAGCAGCAGCAGGGCGGCGGCGGCCCGATGCACCTCGTCATCGGCAAGAGCGGTCTCAAGGACATCGACAAGAGCCTCGTCGGCAAGTCGGCCGGCAGCCGGCTCGTCATGCAGCTGCCGCCGTCCAAGGAGCTCACCCAGCTGAGCCCGCAGCAGATCACCGACAAGGACGCGATCCTGTTCATCATGGACGTCCAGGCGGTCGTCCCGAAGAGCCAGCAGCCGCAGGGCGCCGCGCAGAAGCTGGACGACAAGTCGCTTCCCAAGGTCGAGGACAAGGGCGCCGGCAAGGAGCCCAAGGTGACGGTCCCGGACAAGGACGCGCCCAAGAAGCTCCAGGCCAAGACGCTCGTCGCCGGCAACGGGCCCGCGCTGGCCAAGGGCGACGAGGCGGTCGTCAACTACACCGGCAAGATCTGGAAGTCCGGCGACAAGTTCGACTCCAGCTGGGACAGCAAGCAGCCCGCGACGTTCCCGATCGGCCTGGGGCAGACCATCCCGGGATTCGACAAGGGGCTCACCGGCGCGAAGGTCGGCAGCCGCGTGCTGCTCGTCCTGCCGCCGGACGAGGGCTACGGCAAGAAGGGCAGCCCGCCCAAGATCAAGGGCGACGACACCCTGGTCTTCGTGGTGGACATCCTCGCGAAGGTCTACAAGTGA
- a CDS encoding exodeoxyribonuclease III yields MRLATWNVNSVKARLPRLLAWLDETKPDVVCLQETKCRADLFPAAEVEELGYATAAHGDGRWNGVAVLSRVGIEDVSNGFPGEPAYAGEAGTEGEDEQMELNEPVLLAPEARAIGATCGGVRVWSLYAPNGRTPESAHYTYKLAWFAALRDALAEELAAGAPLVACGDYNVAPTDEDVWDPAVFAGSTHVTPPERQALADLRALGLRDVVPTIEKGPHPYTYWDYRAGAFHKNMGMRIDLFYANEDVAGRVASAYVDREARKGKGPSDHAPVVVDLD; encoded by the coding sequence ATGCGCCTCGCGACATGGAACGTCAATTCCGTCAAGGCACGCCTTCCCCGCCTTCTCGCCTGGCTGGACGAGACGAAGCCGGACGTGGTCTGCCTCCAGGAGACCAAATGCCGCGCGGACCTCTTTCCGGCCGCGGAGGTCGAGGAGCTCGGGTACGCCACCGCCGCGCACGGTGACGGGCGGTGGAACGGTGTCGCCGTCCTCTCGCGGGTCGGCATCGAGGACGTCTCGAACGGCTTTCCGGGCGAGCCCGCCTACGCGGGTGAGGCGGGGACCGAAGGCGAGGACGAGCAGATGGAGTTGAACGAGCCCGTCCTGCTGGCGCCCGAGGCCCGGGCGATCGGCGCCACCTGCGGCGGCGTCCGGGTCTGGTCGCTGTACGCGCCGAACGGCCGCACCCCGGAATCGGCCCACTACACCTACAAGCTCGCGTGGTTCGCGGCCCTCCGCGACGCCCTCGCTGAGGAGCTCGCCGCGGGGGCGCCGCTGGTCGCCTGCGGCGACTACAACGTCGCCCCCACCGACGAGGACGTCTGGGACCCGGCCGTCTTCGCCGGCTCCACGCACGTCACGCCCCCCGAACGGCAGGCGCTCGCCGACCTGCGGGCCCTCGGCCTCCGCGACGTCGTCCCGACGATCGAGAAGGGGCCCCACCCCTACACGTACTGGGATTACCGGGCCGGCGCGTTCCACAAGAACATGGGCATGCGCATCGACCTGTTCTACGCGAACGAGGACGTCGCCGGACGGGTCGCCTCCGCCTACGTCGACCGGGAGGCCCGCAAGGGCAAGGGCCCGTCCGACCACGCCCCGGTCGTCGTCGATCTCGATTGA
- a CDS encoding methyltransferase domain-containing protein — MEDVPAELAGHPDRLRWNEKYAESSGPSRAHPLAERALSLGMPDGGVLDLASGPSGSALLAAWTGRRVTAVDISEIALARLGAEARRRGLGPLVTLVQADLGGWRPGPDRYALVLCTGFWDRAVFERAAGAVLSGGLLAWEAFTEAARRDRPRLPAAWCLKPGEPASLLPDGFTVLDQYDDGGKRRLLARRGD; from the coding sequence ATGGAGGACGTGCCGGCGGAATTAGCGGGGCATCCGGACAGGCTCCGGTGGAACGAGAAGTACGCGGAGTCGTCCGGTCCCTCGCGGGCCCATCCGCTCGCGGAGCGGGCGCTGTCGCTCGGGATGCCGGACGGCGGAGTGCTCGACCTGGCGTCGGGGCCGTCCGGCAGCGCCCTGCTGGCCGCCTGGACCGGGCGCCGCGTGACCGCCGTGGACATCTCCGAGATCGCCCTCGCGCGGCTCGGCGCGGAGGCCCGCCGCCGCGGGCTCGGCCCGCTGGTCACGCTCGTCCAAGCCGACCTGGGCGGCTGGCGGCCGGGCCCGGACAGGTACGCGCTCGTTTTGTGCACCGGGTTCTGGGACCGCGCCGTGTTCGAGCGCGCGGCCGGGGCCGTGCTGTCCGGCGGCCTGCTGGCCTGGGAGGCGTTCACCGAGGCCGCCCGCCGCGACCGGCCGCGGCTCCCCGCCGCGTGGTGCCTCAAGCCCGGTGAGCCCGCCTCGCTGCTGCCGGACGGCTTCACCGTCCTCGACCAGTACGACGACGGCGGCAAGCGCCGCCTCCTCGCCCGCCGCGGCGACTAG
- a CDS encoding class I SAM-dependent methyltransferase, with the protein MEDTAQAIAKLTRARWEANAQYWVKVIRERRDRYRTELTDAAVLDAVGDCAGQSVLDAGCGEGYLSRRLASMGAEVTGVDAAQGLIDAASSHPEQEGKATFTRASVEDLPLEDDRFDLVLCNHLFSHLQDPTRAIGEFSRVLRSGGRLVLLTLHPCFYVENAEQGAASSVPASRYFTSRGIDQRFMVDGLESPSMITSWLRPLEYYAGTLRDAGFVIADLREPHPTEEQMREDPWWRKGFPTAMFMLLIAERR; encoded by the coding sequence GTGGAGGACACGGCGCAAGCCATCGCGAAACTGACGCGCGCGCGATGGGAGGCGAACGCGCAGTACTGGGTCAAGGTCATCAGGGAGCGCCGCGACCGGTACCGGACCGAACTGACCGACGCCGCCGTCCTGGACGCCGTCGGCGACTGCGCCGGCCAGAGCGTCCTGGACGCCGGATGCGGCGAGGGCTACCTGTCGCGCAGGCTCGCCTCCATGGGCGCCGAGGTCACGGGCGTCGACGCGGCGCAGGGCCTGATCGACGCGGCCTCGTCGCACCCGGAGCAGGAGGGCAAGGCCACCTTCACCCGCGCCAGCGTCGAGGACCTGCCGCTGGAGGACGACCGGTTCGACCTCGTCCTGTGCAACCACCTTTTCAGCCACCTGCAGGACCCGACCCGCGCCATCGGCGAGTTCTCGCGCGTCCTGCGCAGCGGCGGCCGGCTGGTCCTGCTGACGCTGCACCCCTGCTTCTACGTGGAGAACGCCGAGCAGGGCGCGGCGAGCAGCGTCCCGGCGTCGCGGTACTTCACCTCGCGCGGGATCGACCAGCGGTTCATGGTGGACGGCCTGGAATCCCCTTCGATGATCACAAGCTGGCTCCGGCCGCTGGAGTACTACGCTGGAACGCTCCGAGACGCCGGATTCGTCATCGCCGACCTGCGCGAACCGCACCCGACGGAAGAGCAGATGCGCGAGGACCCGTGGTGGCGCAAGGGCTTCCCGACGGCCATGTTCATGCTCCTGATCGCGGAGCGCCGTTAG
- a CDS encoding SAM-dependent methyltransferase — protein sequence MAAAVTSGAALSPARRAEPSPPGGGLGTAQASVARMCNYLLGGKDNYAADRESAERALRDCPAVPRLVQANRGFLDHAAALLAGDAGLRQFVDAGCGLPAAENLGDLVRRADPACRVAYVDNDPMVLTHARALLAVDAGTGAFAGDVRDPAALLADPGLRRLIDFSEPVAVFLLGVLDFLADEDDPAGIVAALAAGLAPGSHVVISHAVRSPELDPISGPCEGVDTPFRPRSEDEIARICASLRMLAPYPARLAAPAAPADRGPLPLIGCVGRVAE from the coding sequence ATGGCGGCTGCCGTGACCTCCGGGGCGGCGCTGAGCCCGGCCCGCCGAGCCGAACCGTCCCCACCCGGGGGCGGGCTCGGCACGGCGCAGGCCAGCGTCGCCCGCATGTGCAACTACCTCCTCGGCGGCAAGGACAACTACGCCGCGGACCGCGAGTCCGCCGAGCGTGCGCTGCGCGACTGCCCGGCGGTGCCGCGGCTCGTCCAGGCGAACAGGGGCTTCCTGGACCACGCCGCCGCGCTGCTCGCCGGGGACGCCGGGCTGCGGCAGTTCGTCGACGCCGGCTGCGGGCTGCCCGCCGCCGAGAACCTCGGCGACCTCGTCCGGCGGGCCGACCCGGCGTGCCGCGTCGCCTACGTCGACAACGACCCGATGGTGCTCACGCACGCGCGCGCGCTGCTCGCCGTGGACGCCGGCACGGGCGCCTTCGCCGGGGACGTCCGCGACCCGGCCGCGCTGCTCGCCGACCCCGGCCTGCGCCGCCTGATCGACTTCTCCGAGCCCGTCGCGGTGTTCCTGCTCGGCGTCCTGGACTTCCTCGCCGACGAGGACGACCCGGCCGGGATCGTCGCCGCGCTCGCCGCGGGCCTCGCCCCCGGCAGCCACGTGGTGATCAGCCACGCCGTGCGGTCGCCGGAGCTGGACCCGATCTCCGGGCCGTGCGAGGGCGTCGACACCCCGTTCCGGCCGCGGAGCGAGGACGAGATCGCCCGCATCTGCGCGAGCCTCCGGATGCTCGCCCCCTACCCCGCCCGGCTGGCGGCGCCCGCCGCCCCGGCCGACCGAGGCCCGCTGCCGCTCATCGGCTGCGTCGGGCGCGTGGCGGAGTGA
- a CDS encoding ATP-binding protein, translated as MNASDTWSGAPVLVPAPAPSLEVGIPSAWNHNGKSSGRLIGEIDLAATPPAVRLGRSYVRELVGQHFGADRSELGDLELLTSEAMTNSVLHARPRRDGTITLTVLHVDRYVRVEITDGGAAQGPPRAVDEALPTGGRGLALIKALATDYGTCRGKGGASTFWFGVGVRDGWRLP; from the coding sequence ATGAACGCATCAGACACATGGTCCGGGGCGCCCGTGCTGGTGCCCGCACCCGCTCCCTCGCTGGAAGTCGGGATCCCGTCCGCCTGGAACCACAACGGCAAGTCCTCGGGGCGCCTCATCGGCGAGATCGACCTCGCCGCCACGCCGCCCGCCGTACGGCTCGGCCGCTCCTACGTCCGCGAGCTCGTCGGGCAGCACTTCGGCGCCGACCGGTCCGAGCTCGGCGACCTGGAGCTGCTGACCAGCGAGGCCATGACCAACTCGGTGCTGCACGCGCGGCCCCGCCGGGACGGCACGATCACGCTGACCGTCCTGCACGTCGACCGGTACGTGCGCGTCGAGATCACCGACGGCGGCGCCGCCCAGGGGCCGCCGCGGGCGGTGGACGAGGCGCTGCCGACGGGCGGCCGCGGGCTCGCCCTGATCAAGGCCCTCGCCACCGACTACGGCACCTGCCGCGGCAAGGGCGGGGCCTCGACCTTCTGGTTCGGCGTCGGCGTCCGGGACGGATGGCGGCTGCCGTGA
- a CDS encoding methyltransferase domain-containing protein: MDYLLDNRQAEAGVRFKAISELFDPWTFRHMDDAGLRPGWRVWEVGAGGPTVPSWIAGRVGSAGRVLATDIDVSWLADAPELAGTPVEIRRHDLVRDAPPEGPFDLVHARLVLVHLPDRDRALRTMIEALRPGGVLLVEDADPGLQPLACPDEHGPDERLANAVRRGFRALLAERGADLAYGRRLPRLLRDAGLEDVRADAYFPFASPACGVLETASILQVRERLIEGGHATAEEIRHLLAAIAAGRLDLTLAPLISVLGRRPGD, encoded by the coding sequence GTGGACTACCTTCTGGACAACCGGCAGGCCGAGGCGGGCGTCCGCTTCAAGGCGATCTCCGAGCTGTTCGACCCGTGGACGTTCCGCCACATGGACGACGCGGGCCTGCGCCCCGGCTGGCGGGTCTGGGAGGTCGGCGCCGGCGGGCCGACGGTGCCGTCCTGGATCGCGGGCCGCGTCGGGAGCGCCGGCCGCGTGCTGGCGACCGACATCGACGTGTCCTGGCTGGCGGACGCGCCGGAGCTCGCCGGAACCCCGGTCGAGATCCGGCGCCACGACCTGGTGCGCGACGCGCCGCCTGAGGGGCCGTTCGACCTCGTCCACGCCCGGCTCGTGCTGGTCCACCTCCCCGACCGCGACCGGGCCCTCCGGACGATGATCGAGGCCCTGCGGCCCGGCGGCGTCCTGCTCGTCGAGGACGCCGACCCCGGGCTCCAGCCGCTGGCCTGCCCCGACGAGCACGGCCCGGACGAGCGCCTCGCCAACGCCGTCCGGCGCGGCTTCCGCGCGCTGCTCGCCGAGCGCGGCGCCGACCTCGCCTACGGCCGCCGGCTCCCCCGGCTCCTGCGCGACGCCGGCCTGGAGGACGTGCGCGCCGACGCCTACTTCCCCTTCGCGTCCCCCGCCTGCGGCGTCCTGGAGACCGCGTCCATCCTCCAGGTGCGCGAACGGCTCATCGAGGGCGGGCACGCCACCGCCGAGGAGATCCGCCACCTGCTGGCCGCCATCGCCGCGGGGCGCCTCGACCTCACGCTCGCGCCGCTGATCTCCGTCCTGGGCCGCAGGCCCGGTGATTGA
- a CDS encoding restriction endonuclease subunit S translates to MAELGELVTFSNGRARPAAGARYRTYGANGVIGTSGEFNAGPRSTVVGRVGSYCGTVHYSPDRCWVTDNAIIATARDGVNPRYVHYLLKRLDLNRYRIGSGQPLLTHAILNGLPVPRLGRAEQDAAASVLGALDDKIEVNGRIAAAGDALVRARYDEAAAVAGAVIAIGELGDLVRRGVPPQRIGRDENYIALEHMPKRHMWLSTWTDASGVTSAKRRFAAGDVLFGKLRPAFHKVGLAFVDGVASSDILVVRAKDADRRGWLLAALASDDVVAHACAVSDGTRMPRARWQDIAAFTVPWPGDGAARAFGGFAAALARRVEAAASESAALAKLRDALLPELIP, encoded by the coding sequence GTGGCTGAGCTGGGCGAGCTCGTCACGTTCTCGAACGGCCGAGCGCGTCCCGCCGCGGGCGCCCGCTACCGGACGTACGGCGCGAACGGCGTCATCGGGACGTCCGGCGAGTTCAACGCCGGGCCCCGCTCCACCGTCGTCGGCCGCGTCGGGAGCTACTGCGGCACCGTCCATTACAGCCCCGACCGGTGCTGGGTCACCGACAACGCCATCATCGCCACGGCCAGGGACGGAGTGAACCCCCGCTACGTCCACTACCTGCTCAAGCGGCTCGACCTGAACAGGTACCGCATCGGCTCGGGGCAGCCGCTCCTCACCCACGCGATCCTGAACGGCCTCCCCGTTCCGCGGCTGGGCAGGGCGGAGCAGGACGCGGCGGCGTCCGTCCTCGGGGCGCTCGACGACAAGATCGAGGTGAACGGCCGGATCGCCGCAGCCGGGGACGCGCTGGTCCGCGCCCGCTACGACGAGGCGGCGGCCGTGGCCGGGGCCGTCATCGCGATCGGCGAGCTCGGGGACCTCGTGCGCCGGGGCGTCCCGCCGCAGCGGATCGGACGGGACGAGAACTACATCGCGCTGGAGCACATGCCGAAGCGGCACATGTGGCTCTCGACCTGGACCGACGCGTCCGGCGTCACCAGCGCGAAGCGGCGGTTCGCGGCCGGCGACGTCCTGTTCGGCAAGCTCCGCCCCGCCTTCCACAAGGTGGGGCTCGCCTTCGTCGACGGCGTCGCCTCGTCGGACATCCTCGTCGTCCGCGCGAAGGACGCCGACCGCCGGGGGTGGCTGCTCGCCGCCCTGGCCAGCGACGACGTCGTCGCGCACGCCTGCGCCGTCAGCGACGGCACGCGGATGCCGCGCGCCAGGTGGCAGGACATCGCCGCCTTCACGGTCCCCTGGCCCGGCGACGGCGCCGCCCGCGCGTTCGGCGGATTCGCCGCCGCGCTGGCCCGCCGGGTGGAGGCCGCCGCCTCGGAGAGCGCGGCCCTCGCGAAGCTCCGCGACGCGCTCCTGCCGGAACTGATCCCCTGA
- a CDS encoding type I restriction-modification system subunit M has product MDDVLRKGDAVWKGDALWNADVLWKAAGKLRGSVDAAQYRDFVLGLVFLKYVSDSSDDGGFRVPDGARWADLSPAAGDIGARIDAAMGAVMRADPALDGVLPQIFTEIDQRRLGELVELIGRARFGARPGERPARDVLGEVYEYFLEKFARAEGRRGGEFYTPAGVVRLLVEVLEPFRGRVYDPCCGSGGMFVQAERFVLSHRGRPDDIAVYGQEANERTWRLARMNLAVHGIAGDVRRSDTFYEDAHPGLAADHVLANPPFNMSDWYRDPGDARWRYGVPPAGNANFAWIQHIVAKLGPRGRAGVVMANGSMSSRQSGEGEIRAALVEAGLVSCVVALPDRLFRTTPIPACLWFLDRSESVPGEVLFVDARAMGTMVDRTERILTADDIARIAGAYRAWRDHGHRDVPGFCRAAGLDEVRSHGHVLTPGRYVGAAEADRGGEPAADRVERLTKELLTHLEESARLDRVVRDELERFGG; this is encoded by the coding sequence ATGGACGATGTCCTCCGGAAAGGCGATGCCGTCTGGAAAGGCGATGCCCTCTGGAACGCCGACGTCCTCTGGAAAGCCGCCGGCAAGCTGCGCGGATCCGTCGACGCGGCGCAGTACAGGGACTTCGTTCTCGGGCTCGTGTTCCTCAAGTACGTGTCCGACTCGTCCGATGACGGGGGCTTCCGGGTGCCGGACGGGGCGCGGTGGGCGGACCTCTCCCCCGCCGCCGGCGACATCGGTGCGCGGATCGACGCGGCGATGGGCGCCGTCATGCGCGCCGACCCCGCGCTGGACGGCGTCCTCCCGCAGATCTTCACCGAGATCGACCAGCGGCGCCTCGGCGAGCTGGTCGAGCTGATCGGCCGGGCGCGGTTCGGGGCGCGACCCGGCGAGCGGCCCGCGCGGGACGTGCTCGGCGAGGTCTACGAGTACTTCCTGGAGAAGTTCGCGCGGGCCGAGGGCAGGCGCGGCGGCGAGTTCTACACGCCGGCCGGCGTGGTCAGGCTGCTGGTGGAGGTCCTGGAGCCGTTCCGGGGACGGGTGTACGACCCGTGCTGCGGCTCCGGCGGCATGTTCGTGCAGGCGGAGCGGTTCGTCCTGAGCCATCGGGGGCGGCCGGACGACATAGCGGTGTACGGGCAGGAGGCGAACGAGCGGACGTGGCGGCTGGCCAGGATGAACCTGGCCGTGCACGGGATCGCGGGCGACGTCCGCCGCTCCGACACCTTCTACGAGGACGCCCACCCCGGTCTCGCCGCCGACCACGTGCTCGCCAACCCGCCGTTCAACATGTCGGACTGGTACCGGGATCCCGGCGACGCGCGCTGGCGCTACGGCGTGCCGCCCGCGGGGAACGCCAACTTCGCCTGGATCCAGCACATCGTGGCCAAGCTCGGGCCGCGGGGCCGCGCGGGCGTGGTGATGGCGAACGGGTCGATGTCGTCCCGGCAGTCGGGCGAGGGCGAGATCCGCGCCGCGCTGGTGGAGGCCGGCCTCGTCTCGTGCGTCGTCGCGCTGCCGGACCGGCTCTTCCGCACCACCCCGATCCCCGCCTGCCTCTGGTTCCTGGACAGGAGCGAGAGCGTCCCGGGCGAGGTGCTGTTCGTCGACGCCCGCGCCATGGGGACGATGGTCGACCGCACCGAGCGGATCCTCACCGCCGACGACATCGCCCGGATCGCCGGCGCGTACCGGGCCTGGCGCGACCACGGCCATCGCGACGTCCCCGGCTTCTGCCGCGCGGCCGGCCTGGACGAGGTCAGGTCGCACGGCCACGTCCTCACGCCGGGCCGCTACGTCGGCGCCGCCGAGGCGGACCGCGGCGGCGAGCCCGCCGCCGACCGGGTGGAGCGGCTCACCAAGGAGCTCCTCACGCACCTGGAGGAGTCGGCGCGGCTGGACCGGGTCGTCCGGGACGAGCTGGAGCGGTTCGGTGGCTGA
- a CDS encoding glycosyltransferase — MVVGVLALAALAGWLYLAFAHGGFWRTGPGLPGAPEPDEWPEVVAVVPARDEAAVLPETLPTLLAQRYPGAFRVILVDDGSGDGTAETAAALAGGDPALTIVPARERPQGWAGKVWAMSEGVQAAGEPDFLLFTDADIAYAPGTVERLVRAAVAGRRDLLSQMATLSTRTGWERAIVPAFVYFFAQLYPFRRVGRDGARTAAAAGGCVLVRGAALAGAGGLARIRGALIDDVALGRLLKRAGGRCRLDLSRDVVSRRPYPGLADLWAMIVRSAYHQLRYSPALLAGTVAGLLLLYAVPPAATVAGLAAGSPGGVPALAAGALAWALMAATYAPMLRFYGLSPVRAPALPLVALLYAAMTVDSARRHRAGRGGAWKGRTLSGRHKSGAADASRATLE; from the coding sequence ATGGTCGTGGGCGTCCTGGCGCTGGCGGCGCTGGCCGGGTGGCTGTACCTGGCGTTCGCGCACGGGGGCTTCTGGAGGACAGGGCCGGGCCTGCCCGGCGCGCCGGAGCCGGACGAGTGGCCCGAGGTCGTGGCCGTCGTCCCCGCGCGCGACGAGGCCGCCGTCCTCCCCGAGACGCTCCCGACGCTGCTCGCCCAGCGGTATCCGGGCGCATTCCGCGTGATCCTGGTCGACGACGGGAGCGGCGACGGCACCGCCGAGACCGCCGCCGCCCTGGCGGGCGGCGACCCGGCCCTGACGATCGTGCCCGCGAGGGAGCGCCCGCAGGGATGGGCGGGCAAGGTCTGGGCGATGTCGGAGGGCGTCCAGGCGGCGGGCGAGCCGGACTTCCTCCTCTTCACCGACGCCGACATCGCCTACGCCCCCGGCACCGTGGAGCGGCTGGTGCGCGCCGCCGTCGCCGGGCGCCGCGACCTGCTGTCGCAGATGGCGACGCTCAGCACCCGCACGGGCTGGGAACGGGCGATCGTCCCCGCCTTCGTGTACTTCTTCGCCCAGCTCTACCCGTTCCGCCGCGTCGGCCGGGACGGGGCGCGCACGGCCGCCGCCGCGGGCGGCTGCGTGCTCGTCCGCGGCGCCGCCCTCGCCGGCGCGGGCGGTCTCGCCCGGATCCGCGGCGCGCTGATCGACGACGTGGCGCTGGGGCGGCTGCTCAAGCGCGCGGGCGGGCGCTGCCGGCTCGATCTCAGCCGCGACGTCGTCAGCCGCCGCCCCTACCCGGGCCTCGCCGACCTCTGGGCGATGATCGTCCGCAGCGCCTACCACCAGCTGCGCTACTCGCCCGCCCTGCTGGCCGGGACCGTCGCGGGCCTGCTGCTCCTCTACGCGGTCCCGCCCGCCGCGACGGTCGCGGGCCTGGCCGCGGGTTCGCCCGGCGGCGTGCCCGCCCTCGCGGCGGGCGCGCTCGCCTGGGCGCTGATGGCGGCCACCTATGCGCCGATGCTGCGCTTCTACGGCCTGTCGCCCGTGCGCGCCCCGGCCCTGCCGCTCGTGGCCCTGCTGTACGCGGCGATGACCGTCGACTCCGCCCGCAGGCACCGCGCCGGCCGGGGCGGCGCCTGGAAGGGGCGGACTTTGTCGGGACGGCACAAATCCGGTGCCGCCGATGCGTCCCGGGCGACATTGGAGTAA
- a CDS encoding lipase family protein → MSITVRRVVRAAVASCLGLAMTAAALQGTAAAAPQDPKPPAEDPFYQPPSPLPAGAPGDVIRSRPAVFTVDPVGHSPYAGVKSWQVLYRSETVQGRPTAVSGMVLVPTKEWTGQSERPLVSYAVGTRGLGDACAPSYTLTQGMDYEELFIADALSRGWAVAVTDMEGLGTPGQHTYEVGGSQGRALLNVARAAQRLPDAGLGGSPVGLWGYSQGGTTAGWAAELAATYAPDLAIKGVFAGGVPADLQAVAKGLDGSPFVALMFMAAVGYDAAYPELDLAGYLNDDGRELLAKAQDMCLVSFDGPLTVVQTAFRHISDYTTSDPLATPEWQRRLDANKLGSTAPSAPVLQTQAVYDEIIPAGQADTLHKAWCAKGANVTWKTYTFAEHATGMLWSEPDAMTFLGDRFAGKPVTGNCAA, encoded by the coding sequence ATGTCCATCACCGTTCGCCGGGTCGTGCGCGCCGCGGTCGCGTCGTGCCTCGGCCTCGCCATGACGGCGGCCGCTCTGCAGGGCACCGCCGCCGCGGCGCCGCAGGACCCCAAGCCCCCGGCCGAGGATCCGTTCTACCAGCCGCCCTCCCCGCTCCCGGCGGGCGCGCCCGGTGACGTCATCCGGTCGCGTCCCGCGGTGTTCACCGTGGACCCGGTCGGCCACTCGCCGTACGCGGGCGTCAAGTCCTGGCAGGTGCTCTACCGGTCGGAGACGGTGCAGGGGCGGCCGACCGCCGTGTCGGGCATGGTCCTCGTCCCCACCAAGGAGTGGACGGGCCAGAGCGAGCGGCCGCTCGTCTCCTACGCCGTCGGGACCCGCGGACTCGGCGACGCCTGTGCCCCGTCCTACACCCTCACCCAGGGCATGGACTACGAGGAGCTGTTCATCGCGGACGCGCTCAGCCGCGGCTGGGCCGTCGCCGTCACCGACATGGAAGGCCTCGGCACCCCGGGGCAGCACACCTACGAGGTGGGCGGCTCCCAGGGCCGGGCCCTGCTGAACGTCGCCCGCGCCGCGCAGCGCCTCCCGGACGCCGGGCTCGGCGGATCGCCGGTCGGCCTCTGGGGCTACTCGCAGGGCGGCACCACCGCGGGCTGGGCGGCGGAGCTGGCGGCGACCTACGCCCCCGACCTGGCGATCAAGGGCGTGTTCGCGGGCGGCGTCCCGGCGGACCTCCAGGCCGTCGCCAAGGGCCTGGACGGCTCCCCGTTCGTCGCGCTGATGTTCATGGCCGCCGTCGGCTACGACGCCGCCTACCCCGAGCTCGACCTGGCCGGCTACCTCAACGACGACGGCCGCGAGCTGCTCGCCAAGGCCCAGGACATGTGCCTGGTCAGCTTCGACGGGCCCCTCACCGTCGTGCAGACCGCCTTCAGGCACATCAGCGACTACACGACCAGCGACCCGCTGGCCACGCCCGAGTGGCAGCGGCGCCTGGACGCCAACAAGCTCGGTTCCACCGCCCCGAGCGCCCCGGTGCTCCAGACGCAGGCCGTCTACGACGAGATCATCCCCGCCGGGCAGGCCGACACCCTCCACAAGGCGTGGTGCGCGAAGGGCGCCAACGTCACCTGGAAGACCTACACCTTCGCCGAGCACGCCACCGGCATGCTCTGGAGCGAGCCCGACGCGATGACGTTCCTCGGCGACCGCTTCGCGGGCAAGCCCGTCACCGGCAACTGCGCCGCCTGA